A genome region from Thermococcus onnurineus NA1 includes the following:
- a CDS encoding formate/nitrite transporter family protein has product MAQNNSLVLYDVHETVDVCSNVGCVKTKATPSRLLFAGFMAGAYIAFGFIFAIVASASFHPKLGTFPNLSLFKLLLGAVFPVGLIAVLLGGADLWTGNAHIVTLSKMTGRASVKDVLYNWIGSYTGNFVGSVFLAFLAVYGTGLMAGGLFKDVLIGIGNYKVALTPWKALWLGIGCNWLVNVAIWLYIRAKDTAGKVIVTWFPIFAFVAIGFEHSIANMWAISASIFASDGAISWVQFFHNIIPVTIGNAIGGFLFVGFYHWYLADGRNAIKELIDFVEVLALFVFIMVLIPAGIAYALSGLGNIATWLVPLIISVYGVVMTYLVRRAL; this is encoded by the coding sequence ATGGCACAGAATAATTCACTCGTGCTGTATGATGTTCATGAGACCGTGGATGTGTGCTCAAACGTTGGCTGTGTTAAGACCAAGGCCACTCCATCAAGGCTGCTCTTTGCGGGTTTCATGGCTGGTGCATACATAGCCTTTGGATTCATTTTTGCCATAGTCGCTAGTGCAAGCTTCCATCCAAAGCTGGGCACTTTCCCAAACCTATCTCTCTTCAAGCTGCTTCTGGGTGCAGTTTTCCCAGTCGGTCTCATAGCCGTCCTTCTTGGCGGTGCGGACCTCTGGACGGGCAACGCCCATATAGTAACACTTTCGAAAATGACGGGCAGGGCGAGCGTTAAGGATGTGCTCTACAACTGGATCGGCAGCTACACAGGCAATTTCGTAGGCTCGGTCTTCTTGGCATTCTTGGCAGTTTACGGAACGGGGCTCATGGCAGGTGGTTTGTTCAAGGACGTTCTGATAGGCATTGGCAACTACAAAGTGGCGCTCACCCCATGGAAGGCCCTCTGGCTGGGAATAGGCTGTAACTGGCTTGTGAACGTGGCGATATGGCTCTACATTCGCGCCAAAGACACTGCCGGGAAGGTAATCGTAACCTGGTTCCCGATCTTCGCCTTCGTTGCCATAGGTTTTGAGCACAGCATAGCCAATATGTGGGCCATAAGCGCCAGCATATTTGCCTCGGACGGTGCGATAAGCTGGGTCCAGTTCTTCCACAACATAATCCCAGTCACGATAGGAAATGCCATCGGAGGCTTCCTCTTTGTGGGCTTCTACCACTGGTACCTCGCTGACGGTAGAAATGCCATTAAAGAGCTGATTGACTTTGTCGAGGTGCTGGCACTCTTCGTCTTTATCATGGTGCTTATCCCAGCGGGAATAGCCTACGCCCTCAGCGGTCTCGGAAACATTGCCACATGGCTTGTGCCACTCATCATAAGTGTCTATGGAGTTGTGATGACGTATTTAGTAAGGAGAGCGCTGTGA
- a CDS encoding 4Fe-4S dicluster domain-containing protein → MTRRILHVDYSLCIGCETCEAVCDFLHGGKPNIRIYYTVTGLPIPINCRHCERAPCMDVCPAGAIYRDSDGAIIINPDKCIGCYMCLAVCPFGVPSFDVKTKAVTKCDMCADRRRLGMEPACAEMCPAEAIFFGKPEEVEDRIRRRTAERIARERIAAVDMEGVGRML, encoded by the coding sequence ATGACGAGGAGAATCCTTCACGTTGATTACAGCCTTTGTATTGGCTGTGAGACGTGTGAGGCAGTCTGTGACTTCCTCCACGGTGGCAAGCCCAACATAAGGATTTACTACACTGTCACCGGACTTCCGATTCCAATAAACTGCCGCCACTGCGAGAGGGCACCCTGTATGGACGTCTGTCCTGCAGGTGCAATTTACCGCGACAGCGACGGAGCCATCATAATAAACCCTGACAAGTGCATAGGCTGCTACATGTGTCTTGCCGTCTGTCCATTTGGCGTGCCGAGCTTTGACGTCAAGACTAAGGCAGTCACGAAGTGCGATATGTGTGCCGACAGGAGAAGGCTTGGCATGGAACCTGCCTGCGCCGAGATGTGTCCCGCAGAGGCAATATTCTTTGGAAAGCCCGAAGAGGTCGAGGACAGGATAAGACGCAGGACTGCCGAGAGGATAGCACGCGAGAGGATAGCTGCCGTAGACATGGAAGGT
- a CDS encoding 4Fe-4S dicluster domain-containing protein — MTVLKVELCVGCGVCAKACPHSAISVFEDSVRRIVFDPKKCEECSFECNEACPTGALEGKSDKRELVFEFAYCAICGKRLNIVKEEAEYLAKKLIELGENPEIAFLCDDCKRKRLFGVANKYEAYLG, encoded by the coding sequence ATGACGGTGCTGAAGGTGGAGCTCTGTGTGGGGTGTGGGGTTTGTGCAAAGGCCTGCCCCCACTCGGCCATTTCAGTTTTTGAAGATAGTGTGAGGAGGATAGTCTTCGACCCGAAGAAATGCGAAGAATGCTCCTTTGAGTGCAACGAAGCCTGCCCAACGGGGGCGCTGGAAGGGAAGTCAGACAAAAGGGAGCTGGTCTTTGAGTTTGCCTACTGTGCCATCTGCGGGAAAAGGCTCAACATCGTGAAGGAAGAAGCCGAATATCTTGCAAAAAAGCTGATTGAGCTGGGTGAAAACCCTGAGATTGCCTTTCTCTGTGATGACTGCAAGAGGAAAAGGCTGTTTGGCGTTGCCAACAAATATGAGGCTTACCTGGGGTGA
- a CDS encoding FAD-dependent oxidoreductase, with translation MSGMRFAFLCRERPEPTGKKIAVIGAGPAGLAATGYLVCQGHEVHVYDKLPEPGGLMLFGIPEFRIPIYRVREGYEELERVYNVKFFTRTKVYFGNLEGESGDEFVENRVDFKELVEKYDAVLIATGTWKCWIPNIEGAELEGVFPALEYLFRIKSAKLGHMDWGKVTPVEGKKVLVVGAGHTAVDAALESVLLGADKVYLSYRRTIREAPAGAYEINLLQQRGVKWLERTMPVRIIGENGKVRAVELVKTKLSEPDESGRRRPVPIEGSNFQIDVDYVIFAVGQSPTPPFAEEIDIAVDKKGRIVVDNRHMTSREGVFAAGDVVLGPSKVGKAVKDGLYAAEAMHMWLMGR, from the coding sequence ATGAGCGGGATGAGGTTTGCGTTCCTGTGTAGGGAAAGACCAGAACCAACTGGGAAGAAGATAGCCGTTATCGGAGCCGGACCGGCAGGCTTGGCGGCAACTGGCTACCTTGTCTGTCAGGGTCATGAGGTTCATGTTTACGACAAGTTGCCGGAGCCTGGAGGATTAATGCTATTTGGCATACCAGAGTTCAGGATTCCAATATACCGCGTTAGAGAAGGCTATGAAGAATTAGAAAGGGTCTACAATGTCAAGTTCTTCACCAGAACCAAAGTGTACTTCGGGAATCTGGAAGGAGAATCAGGAGACGAGTTCGTTGAGAACAGGGTAGACTTCAAGGAACTCGTGGAGAAGTACGATGCGGTACTAATAGCAACAGGAACGTGGAAGTGCTGGATTCCAAACATTGAGGGAGCGGAGCTTGAGGGTGTCTTCCCGGCCCTCGAGTATCTCTTTAGGATAAAGAGCGCCAAGCTCGGCCACATGGATTGGGGCAAGGTCACACCAGTGGAGGGCAAGAAAGTGCTGGTCGTTGGTGCCGGCCACACAGCCGTCGATGCCGCATTGGAGAGCGTTCTCCTCGGAGCGGATAAGGTGTACCTCAGTTACCGCAGGACGATAAGGGAGGCTCCTGCGGGGGCCTACGAGATTAACCTCCTCCAGCAGAGGGGTGTGAAGTGGCTGGAGAGGACGATGCCGGTCAGGATAATAGGTGAGAACGGAAAGGTCAGAGCTGTGGAGCTGGTGAAGACCAAGCTCAGTGAACCCGACGAGAGCGGCAGGAGGAGACCTGTTCCAATAGAAGGTTCGAACTTCCAGATAGACGTGGATTATGTCATCTTCGCCGTCGGTCAGAGCCCCACTCCACCCTTCGCAGAAGAGATCGATATAGCCGTCGATAAGAAGGGCAGGATCGTAGTTGATAACAGGCACATGACGAGCAGGGAAGGTGTTTTCGCCGCAGGAGACGTCGTTTTAGGCCCGTCAAAGGTTGGTAAGGCTGTTAAGGATGGCCTGTATGCTGCTGAGGCCATGCACATGTGGCTGATGGGGAGGTGA
- the hydB gene encoding NADPH-dependent hydrogenase/sulfhydrogenase 1 subunit beta — MRYVKLPKENTYEFLERLKNLGKLYAPVKISDQFYDFREIDDVRKIEFNYTRTLMPPKKFFFAPREKMFEFSISKAEYREVIPEVEPFVLFGLHACDIYGLKILDSVYLDEYPDKYYKVRREKGIIIGISCMPDEYCFCNLLRTDFEHDGFDLFFHELPDGWLIRIGTPTGHRIVDKNIKLFTEVAQEDICNFREFERKRAQAFRYHEEWDNIHYLLELEMEHPLWEKEAEKCFACGNCSTVCPTCRCYEVQDIVNLDGDTGYRERRWDSCKFRSHGLVAGGHNFRPTKKDRFINRYLCKMSFHWTLGINFCVGCGRCTAFCPAGIDFVKNLRIIAGLEDASCPSKLSEEIPKKGFAYANNIRGEDI, encoded by the coding sequence ATGAGATACGTCAAGCTTCCAAAAGAAAATACATATGAATTTTTAGAAAGACTAAAAAACCTCGGAAAGCTGTACGCCCCAGTGAAAATTTCCGATCAGTTCTATGATTTTAGAGAAATTGACGACGTCAGAAAGATTGAATTCAACTACACGAGAACCCTGATGCCGCCGAAGAAGTTCTTCTTCGCACCAAGGGAGAAGATGTTCGAGTTCAGCATCTCAAAAGCAGAGTATAGGGAAGTAATCCCCGAAGTCGAGCCCTTCGTCCTCTTCGGTCTCCACGCCTGCGACATCTACGGTCTGAAGATACTCGACAGCGTATATCTGGATGAGTACCCAGACAAGTACTACAAAGTCAGGCGTGAAAAAGGCATAATCATCGGTATAAGCTGTATGCCCGACGAGTACTGCTTCTGCAACCTGCTCAGGACGGACTTCGAGCACGACGGCTTTGATCTGTTCTTCCACGAGCTCCCTGACGGCTGGCTGATAAGGATAGGGACCCCCACCGGTCATAGGATAGTCGACAAGAACATCAAGCTCTTCACTGAAGTCGCACAGGAGGACATCTGCAACTTCAGAGAGTTCGAGAGGAAGCGCGCCCAGGCTTTTAGGTATCATGAGGAGTGGGACAACATCCACTACCTCCTCGAGCTGGAGATGGAGCACCCCCTCTGGGAGAAAGAGGCCGAGAAGTGCTTCGCCTGCGGCAACTGCAGCACGGTGTGTCCGACCTGCCGCTGCTATGAGGTTCAGGACATCGTCAACCTCGACGGAGACACGGGATACAGGGAAAGGCGCTGGGACTCGTGTAAGTTCAGGAGCCACGGACTGGTCGCGGGCGGCCACAACTTCAGGCCGACGAAGAAGGACCGCTTCATAAACCGCTATCTCTGTAAGATGTCCTTCCACTGGACACTTGGAATTAACTTCTGTGTGGGCTGTGGAAGATGTACTGCCTTCTGTCCGGCGGGCATTGATTTCGTGAAGAACCTCAGAATTATAGCTGGATTGGAGGATGCATCCTGCCCGTCAAAGCTGAGCGAGGAAATTCCAAAGAAAGGTTTTGCATATGCCAACAACATTAGAGGTGAAGACATATGA
- a CDS encoding 4Fe-4S dicluster domain-containing protein: protein MEKKLFINLGRCIACRACEVACEKEHGISFITVYEFRDIAVPLNCRHCEKAPCIEVCPTKAIYRDEDGAVVIDESKCIGCYMCSAVCPYAIPIVDPIKELAVKCDLCAERRKEGRDPLCAAVCPTDAIIYADLNELMEEKRRRKAERIVEAQRKAVETLAYFG, encoded by the coding sequence ATGGAGAAAAAGCTGTTCATAAACCTCGGGCGCTGCATTGCCTGCCGCGCCTGCGAGGTGGCCTGTGAGAAGGAGCACGGAATTTCATTCATCACGGTCTATGAGTTCAGGGACATAGCGGTTCCCCTCAACTGCCGCCACTGTGAGAAGGCTCCGTGTATCGAAGTCTGCCCGACGAAGGCCATCTATCGCGACGAAGATGGCGCAGTTGTGATAGACGAGTCCAAGTGTATCGGCTGCTACATGTGTTCGGCCGTCTGCCCCTACGCGATTCCGATAGTTGACCCGATAAAGGAGCTGGCTGTGAAGTGTGACCTATGTGCCGAAAGAAGGAAGGAGGGCAGAGATCCGCTCTGCGCTGCGGTCTGTCCCACCGATGCGATAATCTACGCTGACCTCAACGAGCTGATGGAAGAGAAGAGGAGGCGCAAGGCCGAGCGCATCGTCGAAGCCCAGAGGAAGGCGGTCGAAACGCTCGCCTACTTCGGGTGA
- the fdhF gene encoding formate dehydrogenase subunit alpha yields MEEFKIGLCPYCGMGCRFYIKTLNGQPIGIEPYPGGVNEGKLCPKGVAAVDFLRHKDRLKKPLKRTENGFVEISWEQAIKEIAEKLLEIREKYGPDTLGFFSSARCSNEENYLLQKIARLLGTNNVDHCARLCHASTVVGLAQTVGAAAQSGSYTDIPKAKVLLIWGYNPSETHPVLMRYILRARDNGAKIIVVDPRKTRTVWFADMHLQLKPGTDIVLANAMMHVIIEERLYDREFIMNRTKGFEKLIAAVQKYTPEYAEEITGVPAKLIREAAITFATAGRGIVMWAMGLTQHVTGAANVKALADLALICGYVGREGTGLFPMRGQNNVQGACDMAALPNVFPGYQKVTDDEKRKHVAEIWGVEDLPSKPGLTIPEMIDAAAKGELKALYIMGENPVMSDPNTKHVIEALKNLELLVVQDIFLTETAELAHYVLPAAAYAEKEGSFTASERRVQWNFKAIEPPGEAKPDWEILTMLGKALGLPKFDYSDVEDITREITLVAPQYRGITPERLKREVMGVQWPCPSEDHPGTPRLHVERFATPDGKANIIPVEFKPPAEEPDEEYPFILTTFRIVGQYHTLTMSNRSESLKKRWSSPYAQISPEDAKKLGIQDGEMIRIVTRRGSYTCRAVVTEDVSEGVIAVPWHWGANILTNDVLDPEAKIPELKVAACRVEKIGGC; encoded by the coding sequence ATGGAGGAGTTTAAGATTGGCCTGTGCCCATACTGTGGGATGGGGTGCAGGTTTTACATAAAGACTCTTAACGGGCAGCCCATAGGAATAGAGCCGTATCCCGGTGGTGTTAATGAAGGAAAGCTCTGTCCAAAGGGTGTCGCCGCCGTTGACTTCCTCAGACACAAAGATAGGCTGAAAAAGCCGCTCAAGAGAACTGAAAACGGCTTCGTCGAGATAAGCTGGGAACAGGCGATAAAGGAGATTGCTGAAAAGCTTCTGGAGATACGCGAGAAGTACGGGCCGGATACGTTAGGCTTCTTCTCAAGTGCCCGTTGTTCCAACGAGGAGAACTACCTCCTGCAGAAAATAGCCCGCCTTCTGGGCACCAACAACGTCGACCACTGCGCGAGGCTCTGTCACGCCTCAACGGTCGTCGGTCTTGCTCAGACGGTTGGCGCTGCCGCTCAGAGCGGCTCCTACACGGACATACCCAAGGCTAAGGTACTCCTGATATGGGGATACAACCCGTCAGAAACCCACCCGGTTCTCATGCGCTACATCCTCCGCGCGAGGGACAACGGGGCCAAGATAATCGTCGTAGATCCGAGGAAGACGAGGACTGTCTGGTTCGCCGATATGCACCTCCAGCTTAAGCCTGGAACGGACATAGTCCTAGCCAACGCCATGATGCACGTCATCATTGAAGAAAGGCTCTATGACAGGGAGTTCATCATGAACCGGACGAAGGGCTTTGAGAAGCTCATAGCAGCTGTCCAGAAGTACACGCCAGAATACGCCGAGGAAATAACCGGTGTTCCCGCCAAGCTCATCAGAGAAGCCGCTATAACCTTTGCTACTGCCGGACGGGGCATCGTGATGTGGGCAATGGGACTGACGCAGCACGTCACTGGGGCGGCCAACGTTAAGGCCCTCGCTGATCTGGCTCTGATCTGTGGCTACGTCGGAAGAGAAGGAACAGGTCTCTTCCCGATGCGCGGTCAGAACAATGTTCAGGGAGCATGTGACATGGCAGCCTTGCCAAACGTCTTTCCAGGCTATCAGAAGGTAACTGACGACGAGAAGAGGAAGCACGTGGCGGAAATTTGGGGCGTTGAAGATCTGCCCTCGAAGCCGGGCCTTACTATTCCAGAGATGATTGATGCGGCTGCTAAAGGCGAGTTGAAGGCACTCTACATAATGGGCGAGAATCCGGTCATGAGCGATCCGAACACGAAGCACGTTATCGAGGCTCTCAAGAACCTCGAACTTCTCGTTGTTCAGGATATATTCCTCACCGAAACGGCCGAGCTGGCTCACTACGTGCTCCCAGCAGCCGCATACGCCGAGAAGGAAGGATCATTCACCGCGAGCGAGAGGCGCGTCCAGTGGAACTTCAAGGCGATTGAGCCGCCAGGAGAAGCCAAACCGGACTGGGAGATACTGACGATGCTTGGAAAGGCTCTCGGCCTGCCAAAGTTCGACTACTCAGACGTTGAAGATATTACGAGGGAGATAACCCTCGTTGCTCCGCAGTACCGTGGGATAACCCCCGAGAGGCTCAAGCGAGAGGTTATGGGTGTGCAGTGGCCGTGCCCGAGCGAGGATCATCCTGGAACGCCGAGGCTGCACGTCGAGCGCTTCGCCACCCCCGACGGAAAGGCCAACATAATCCCCGTAGAGTTCAAGCCACCTGCAGAAGAGCCCGATGAGGAGTACCCATTCATACTGACGACATTCCGCATCGTCGGCCAGTACCACACACTCACGATGAGTAACAGGAGTGAAAGCTTGAAGAAGCGCTGGTCCAGCCCGTACGCCCAGATAAGTCCGGAAGATGCAAAGAAGCTGGGTATACAGGATGGTGAAATGATAAGGATAGTTACGAGACGTGGAAGCTACACCTGCAGGGCGGTCGTTACTGAAGATGTCTCGGAAGGGGTGATCGCAGTTCCGTGGCACTGGGGGGCCAATATACTCACGAACGATGTCCTCGATCCAGAAGCAAAGATTCCCGAGCTGAAGGTGGCCGCATGTAGGGTGGAGAAGATTGGGGGGTGCTGA